The sequence TGACGGACATTTCTGGCAGTGACATATCGAGTATCCCGGTGTCTTTTTCAGGTGAGAATGCAAGCTTTCGGGTGAATTTAAACGGTGAAGAATTAGTGAGAAGAGAAGACAGGAAACGGAGCTTGACCAAAGTTGACTTAAAGGTCGAGGGCATTTTAGTCAACTGGTGTAAAAAGCTGGGGCTGAAAAACTACTGTAAAATTATACCCTTAGCTCTGCATGCATTACGTGTATGTCTAGAGAACTTGAGGTTTTTACCGTTTAGGGTTGCAATTGCTTGTTCATTTTGGCTAGCTTTGAAATTTTCTAGTGGTAAATTGGTAACCACGTGTCAAAATCTAAAAAGGCTCGAAGAGATTTGTGGTGTACCGGTGAAGATGATTGTGTGTGCAGAAGGCAAGATATCTCGCGTATTGAATCTAAACCGTAGATCTCAACTTGAGGATCTTAAAGAAGGTTGTGATGAATGTTAGTAGAGTTGAGAAAATTTGTAAACAAAGTGTAAGTGGGTGTGACAAATGTAGGTTGATTAAGGAAAAAAGGTTAATGTAGAGGTGAAATGAACTGAGTTTCAATACTTTTGACAAAATTATTTGATACTATGTGTTTGCATTTTGATGTTATAATGTAATTGGCGTTTTTATTTGATTAAATGATTCTGTAGTTGTGTTGCAGTGTATGTCTAATCTACATAAACATATTCAGATCAAAATCCTTCACGGAATCAATAGGATGGGCCTTCTTTTACAATTTTTTGTTGATGCCATGAAGGGATAATAATTCAGTAACTGGTTAAGGCCTTAAGGGACATGCTAACTTTTAACGCACGCCGGGCTTTAGCTGTGCTTTGCTCTGTCAAGGCACATGCCAAAATGCAAATCAATAACTAAGGCTCAACACTTTCCGTGGTGGAAGATCAAACGAGGGAATTTGGTCCCGACATTCAAAGTGATCATATGATGAGGATGCAACGAAATACTGTAAAGTTTCTGGCCCTTGCAAGAAAAAGAAATCTTCAAATTGCTTGCTTAGAAACATAAAGTCCACAAGCGTTTTTACGACAGATAGCTAAGACGCGTGGGTTTTATCTTTGAAGTGTCGAGTTGGTAGTCACATGCCGGGAAACCTCCTTTGACTGTTCaaaattttcttctcttcttgtttAGAAAATTAGAAGCTAGGTtctcgtttttttctttctttttttctcacTTCTGCTCAAGTTCTATCCTAAGTTGGGCCTGTCTGCCTTGTTGACCCGGTTGGGAGCTTGGGGCCTTCTTCGAGCGCACATTCGGCTAACCCCCTACAAATTAGTTTGGCGCTTGGCTGGGTATAATGCGCCGGATAGCTTAGTGTCTGAGAAAAAACTAAATTACTACCTTTCTGGGTTCAACATTATACTTAAAAAATGGCACATAGAGGACACCGCACCAGCTAACATGTTTGTGATAGGTTATCACGCCTTAAAAAGACACcggtttctcattgttataaatgGGGCGCCCGCATGATGCGTAGAtattgcaacatcattcatcacaaTAACTTCAAAACTGataaacatggaaaccaaatcCAGAGGACTATATACACAACTCTTAACTTAATTTACACGATACAAATATATGGAGTACATAGCCAGAGAAGTGTGTAATTAATGGTAGTACATATGTACATGCATGTAAACTGGTGATCATTAGTGTATAAGTAAGATAATTAGATAAACACCTCCCGAAGAGTATAAGCAGAGAAACAGCTCCTAACAAGCTCCCACAGAGAAAGCTAAAAGACTTCATATGACAAACATGCAATACTAGTTTTACCCGCTTTTTCACGAATGTTATACCTGGAAACGACAAGTAGGGATTATACTGAGCAACACAAACGCATTGATTCTTATCCATCAGATAAAACTTAAGATCCGATAGGGTAATACTCTGGTGCAGGTTGAATTCATGTACCACCAACGTCCTAACAAGCTTCAGCTGTAGAAACCCATTTAACTCTATATCTCACAGCATGATTGAGCTGAAAACAGAGTACATTCCATTCAGTTAGTTGTTAAACAAATATAACACAAACCAATTCGGGTTTGACAAAGTAATAATCAAATACCTCAAGTGAATAAATCTGGATACTTGGCTCGAAAGTCTGACTCTTCCTCCCATGTTGCTTCTTTAGCATTGTGATGAAGCCATCTTACTTTCACAAAAGGTATAACTTTATTTCGCAAAGTCTTCTTTTTACGGTCCAGGATTTCACTTGGCGTTTCCTGATACGAAATATCATCTTCTAATTGCAACAACTGCCAATCTAATAAATGAGAGGGATCGGACTCATAACCACGTAACATTGACACATGAAATACATCATGAATGTGACCCATGTGTGCAGGTAATGCAAGTCTATATGCTACCTCGCCAATCTTCTCAATGATCTGAAATGGTCCTATAAACCTTGGTGCTAGTTTTCCTTTCAACCCGAGACCCTTCTTTGGTGATACTCGAAGTACTAAATTCTGCCCAACCTCGAAATGTAATGGACGACAACTATGGTCTGCATAACTTTTCTGTCTACTCTGAGCTTCTCGAAGACGCCCTCTAATGATTCTAATGCTGTTTGTAGTTTTTGCAACTACTCTTGGTCCAACTAACGAGTTCTCTCCGACCTCTGCCCAGCAAATTGGTGATGTACATGGTCGCCCATATAAAGCCTCAAATGGTGCCGTACCTATACTTGCTAGGTAACTATTATTATAAGCAAACTCAGCCAACGGTATATGAGTCTTCCAATTAGCTTGAAAATCCAGCACACAAGCCCTGAGCATGTCTTCTAATACCCAAACAACTTGTTCTGATTGCCCATATGACCGTGGATGAAAAGCCGAGCTAAGACCAATATTAGATTCAAAAGCTTTCTGAAAACTCTTCCAAAATGCTGATATGAATTGAGCACCCATATCTGATGTTATAGACAATGGAACACCGTGCAGTTGAACAACATCTAAAACATACAACTGTGCTAGCTTATCTACTGAATAGCTAGTCCTAACTGGTACAAACTGAGCTTCTTAGTTATCCTATCCACCACAATCCATATGGAATCCATGCCATCACTAGTTATAGGCAATCCTCTAACAAAATGCATTGTTATATGTTCCCATTTCCAGACTGGAATAGGTAAAGGTTGGAGAAGACACGATGGTTGTTTATGTTCCGCTTTTATTTGTTGACATGTCAAACATTTCTTCACAAATTCCGCAATCTGTTTTTTCATTCCtgtccaccaaaaatttcttCGAAGATCTCTGTGCATCTCAAGACTACCTGGATGGATAGTATAATGTGATCGATGAGCTTCATTCATGATTCTCTTCCTCAGTTCTGCGCCTGTTTGCCTTGGTACCCAAAATCGATTCCTAAATCGAAGACTATTGTCTGAATGTAGCTTCCAGTCTTTGTTCTCTTTGTTGTTAGCCTTATTCAGATACTTTTTGAATTCTCGGCATCTACTTTGAGCTTTGACTATCCTCTCAATCAAGATAGGTTCGACTTTTATTTGAGACGAATAACTATTACAGATCATATCTGTTTCTGAGATCTGACAAGTATAAGTAACAGCAATGTGTAACAGTAACCATTCTTTAACCATCAAATGAGCCATATTCTGCTCCTTTTTGCGGCTAACTGCATCAGCACTGACATCTGCTTTACCTTGGTGAGATAGTAAAGAGATATCGTAATCTTTCAAGTACTCCGTCCAGTGTCCCCGTCTCATATTCAATTCCTTTTGAGAGAACAAATATTTCAGACACTTGTGATTTGAATGTAGCTCAAATTTCTCATCAGTAAGGTAGTGCCTCCAAATTTTCAAAGCAAAAACAATCCCTGCCAACTCTAGATCATGCAACGGATAATTCTTCTCATGAGTCTTCAGCTTTCTAGAAGCATAAGCAATGACCTTCCCATTCTGCATTAACACACAACCAATCCCGATAATAGATGCATCCGTATGTACAACATAAGATTCACTGGTGATATAGTAAGACGAGTTTTGAGTTCTTGAAAAGCAGTTTCACATTCCTCCGTCCATTCAAAGATAACCCCTTTTTCTGTTAATCTAGACAATGGTGAAGCTATACCAGCAAATCCCTGCACAAAACGACGATAACAACCAGCAAGCCCTAAGAAGCCTTGAATTTCCATAACTGTTGTTGGCTGTTGCCAATTCAGAACGCTATCAACATTTGAAGGATCTATCGAAATTCCCTTACTTGAAACAACATGCCCAAAAAACTTCACTTCACTCAACCAAAACCCGCATGTACTAAACTTTGCATATAAGTGATGTTCACGCAAAATTTGAAGAGTAATTTTTAAGTGTTCTTCATGGTCTTCATGTGTCTTAGAGTAGATCAAGATATCATTAATAAACACGAGGACAAACTGACCTAAATACTTCCAAAATATTCTATTCACCAAATCCTTAAAGGCCGATGGAGCATTAGtcaaaccaaaaggcataacaAGATATTCATAGTGTCCTAGTGGAGTTCTAAATGCTGTTTTCTGAATGTCTTCATCCTTAATTCTCAGTTGATGACAACCTGACCTAAGATCTATCTTGGAGAAGTATTGGGCCCCTTTCAGCTGATCAAACAAATCATTTATTCTTGGAAGTGGATACTTGTTCTTAATAGTAACTTTATTCAACAGACTGTAATCAACACATAACCTAAATGCATCCTTCTTTTTCACAAATAAAACTGGAGCACCCCATGGCGAAAAGCTGGGTCAAATAATTCCTAAACTTGTTAATTCTTGTAACTGCGTTTTCAACTCTTTCTTTTCTAGCGGAGCCATTCTGTAAGGAGTCACTGAAATAGGAGAAATACTTGGCAGTAAATCAATAGAGAAATCTACAACTCTCTTTGGTGGTAATCTTGGTAGAAATATATCCTCAAACTCTCGCACCACTGGTATTGTGTCTGCTGTTATCGAACTTTCTACAGAAACAGCTAGCAAACCAATACCATTTTCACCACTTGTCTTATTCAGTTTCTGAAAAGGACGTTGGGGTTTTCTGGAACCAGTAAATGTAAATGGCAACTTTCCTGGCATATGAAATATTACTGTTTTTGCATAACAGTCCACACTTGCATGGTATTTGGCTAACCAATCCATACCAAGTATGACGTCAAAACCCTGTATATCTAGTACTACCAAGTCTACCATCAATTCTTGGTTATCAACCATCACCACACAACACTTGCAAACTCGGAAAGGAAATTTTTTACTCCCAAATGGTGTTGCCAGTGACAACCTCTTATCACCAAATGTCATTTTCAGCCCAAGTTTCTCGGCTATGCATAGGCTAATAAATGAGTATCTCGAACCAGTGTCAATCAAAACATGGACTAAATGACTGAATAGTAGCATGTTACCTTGCACAACTTGATCAGTTGGGGACACATCCCCTTCTGCCCTCCTATAAATTACTTGACCTTCCTGTGCCTCTTGCTCAGGAGTTTCCCCTGATTCCGCATATACCATTCCTTTCCTTAATACCCCTATTTCTTGTCCCGCTAGATTTAATTTTGGACCAGGTTCTTGACGGTTAAAACATGTAATCTGATTAGGATTTACTTGCCCCCCAGGCTGTGTTAGATGAAAACGAACAACCATCGGTCGTATTTTTTTTCCTGATGGTGCAACTGTAGCTGTTCCCACCCTTGGTTGTATAGATGACGACGAAGAAGGTCGTGACACCAAACCTACTCCCCATCGTTGTCCGGGTAGCCTGAAAAACGTTAGATTTGGAGTAGATGTTGTCATTTGTCTTTTAGATGGGTCTTGTCTTGCCGTAAATTGTTGAGGCAGTTCCCTAATCCGTGTCGATTTTTGATCTTCCTCTTCTCTTTCAACATCAGTGGATGATGGACTCATCAACACCTCCTTAAAGGTCTGAATTTTGATACGCTGACCAGATGCACCTTCCATTCTCTGTATCAACATAAAAATACAGAAAAATATCAACTTATGTGGCTCTGATATCCTGTGTATTTATATATCATTTTTTCGAATAGCAATACCATTATGGAATTAGCCTAAAGTAGTTCAAATCATAAGAGGGTAATACACTGCCTCCAACCAGGTCTGACAGACAAATCCTTTCATTGAAACATTTTAACAAACATTTCTATATCACCATCACATTAACACAGTAGCTAAATACACATCTGTAACTTGCATCTGCTTAAACAAATTGCAATCAGCAGTTTCAGTAGGTTTTACAAACCCTTTGTCTATCATAACCTACCCTTTAATATATGGCTCAATAAaattgttggaatattttcaacgccgctaaccaaaggggggtcctggggggcattgccccccaggctgtggtcgacaaaagcctgttcgaaaatttcgaatccaaaagacaccattgatgtctgttgatgaaggaacctgacgtttcgtgaatagaaacctgttggcgaataaaaaaaacctattcccaacaggtgcaaaaccctttataaatagcttctcccagtttcgtttaacatataagaaaaatcaatctgttttctctatttcaaaaagcatcatcagaaatcagaaatctctttgtgtgttcttgattgaatcaaggggtacaaaccttgaattcagttttcgttgcagggctttcattgtatcctgaaggcaatatttcgcatacctgttgtaatcgccaattgttattgggagggtagaaatatttgtctaaaagaaatttatacaagccttgaaagttttggagtgcaacaatttcttctctgtgtcattcatcctttgtgaaacccatttttttccaacaaaaattaGCTAGAATCGAAGTTGAACAGAATACACATACCTTAAGATTAAGAAGACAATTCTTAATTTCTTTCTGCCTTTGTTCTCTCACTCTACTTCTGAAGTCAGTATCCACTACTTCACCCCCTTTTCTTCGAAGTTCAAGATCATCAAATTCATAGGATATATTTAGCTAATAACACTGATGAAATTTAGTCTCTATAAATTGTTCTATGTTTCATTTTCATCACCtttgattttgttcatttttctttctctctcgctGTTGTTGTGTTACTACTTGTGACGACAGGTGTTAGTAAGAAAACTACGGACGCCTAACCGATTCTTCTTTATAAAAAGCATGGGTACTAATGGGGTACCGCTTATTGGACAGGGTAACCAAAACACATAAAAGCAAATTAGAAAATCCTCTAGTTTATATGATTTTTGACGCCCTCCCCTGAAATGAAATCTGGCACCCCATTAACAATGTCGATAAAAAATACGGTTACTTTTCCTGCCTAATTTGGGGCCTAGTCCTCTTATTTGGGGAATGTTACTAGATGACAAAAAAATGTCATTAGAAATAAATTTCACACAACCCTTTATCCAACTACTATGTAAGTACCTATTTTACCCCTCATTTATTAGCGTTAATTAATCGTATTAGGTATTAATTATGTTTTAGATGTGAGATcgatcttcaaaacatcaaacaacttaatatttttgatttttttcgtaAACAATATCcataatcggtttacgttcatgcactcGCAAATCGATTATGGGTTGGTGTTTTCGAAGTTAACAAAGGACTTCCAATCGATTAAAGTATGCACAGATAAAATCTGATTCCTATAATCGGGGTTTTGTGGGACATATATAAACCGGTTGTTATCtttcataagatttttttttcattcatttcaaaATCTACTCCGTGCTTACAACCGGAATAGTAAGATTCAAGAACACGCATTATCGTagtattctttctttttcattcatTTAATTATCGTAGGAATCAcggatgcatttagcacatgcatcaagcctttaaacccctaggcgaccctagtagaagagttatagtctcatgagggtttacatagagatctacccaaaaaaacctacacaaaaacttctaaaaccatcaatcttcgtcggaGGAATCCGAGTCTGATTCACCCACCATGAATTCCGGAGAATACTCCgaaattttggataccatgaagtgatagcttgcatcaaatgtgaatgcttcccccttttcctccaagtagcgcgctttcacgacttggtGCTACAAAAACACgtcacaaacttactttgttagtggtgtttaattGGAAGATCAAACCACATGgattacgtaaaataaaccacaaaaacacTTACAAATTTTTCAATGGACATGCTAAAGTGGCTAGCGTTCAAAGTCCGATGTTGGATACATAAAtgagcaagtatcgcattttcgatgacttggtgcctatcatggacttgttgaacacttcttccatccGTATTCCCAAAATCTTGCCTATATTTGTTATATACCATTGTCCAAAAAGGTTTCAGAATctacccttacggaggactgttTTTTAATTCGAGTTTCGgtgtaccatgctttggtgattgccaaatcttcggtAGAGTCAAACGATGCATTTCTTGTATATGaaggtatgaaatgagtagttgtagATTATATGGAGTGAGAGAGAATAAAATGAGCAATTTTGGGGGAAATGGGGTCCAAGGATGAGGtctctatatatagagaaagACCCCAATGACTATTTTTTCCGAAAAAAGTGAAATAATTTGGTACAATCGGTCTTCTCGAAGATCCATATAGTACGATTATGTTTTTATGCCACCACGAATCGGTCTTTATGTTAGCCGATATAAACCGATTAAAGACAAGTAAAATATTTGAATTTTCACCGaaaataatcggtttatataactTCACATGTGATCCGATTCTAACTGGAAAAAGATATAGAAAAAACAGCATTTCTTAGGAATGAAGAATCGGATTATACTGACCCCAAACATAAACTGATTACGTGATGGACCCTagataatcggtttatgttgacatatcgagtagCCCGATTGTTGGCATGTGTTCGGTTAACAGAATTATTGAGcatgcataaacttgttttacgatacacgtaattataattaaaatttgaagtgcattaagttcaaacCAGGATCATCCAAAATATAAACCTTAAACACCCCAAAAGAGTGTTAAAAAATTGAAACTTAAACTACCAAGTCTTAAAAAattaaacttaaacttaaaaacttaaacttataaatcatGGAGCACCAAGATCAGGAGCAGCAACACCAGGAGCATTTGTAGCAGCAGCAGGAGTAGCAACAACAAGAGCATTTGCAGCAGCAACATCTTCTGCATCAGCCATGGATTGATATTCAGCCATTTCTTCAAACATACCTTCCAAATATATTTTCCAATCC comes from Papaver somniferum cultivar HN1 chromosome 7, ASM357369v1, whole genome shotgun sequence and encodes:
- the LOC113295430 gene encoding B-box zinc finger protein 32-like; this translates as MAIKRLCELCNGEAKLYCESDSAYLCLSCDSNVHEANFLVARHIRRTICSKCKEYDGNIISGIQFYPVFEPYTCSSCSSSTSLLVSHEDIDSSSSSSLDCVSAAESYNQNKKKKRNIKKIDLNRKLISPKVTCSSSVTDISGSDISSIPVSFSGENASFRVNLNGEELVRREDRKRSLTKVDLKVEGILVNWCKKLGLKNYCKIIPLALHALRVCLENLRFLPFRVAIACSFWLALKFSSGKLVTTCQNLKRLEEICGVPVKMIVCAEGKISRVLNLNRRSQLEDLKEGCDEC